A single window of Actinoallomurus bryophytorum DNA harbors:
- a CDS encoding BlaI/MecI/CopY family transcriptional regulator, which translates to MAELRRGAGQLEAEVLGTLWATGRALTPSEVQERIGGGLAYNTVHTILKRLWDKGLVIRDAGGRRGAYRPVKDATEHAAQIMHEALGREPDHAAVLERFVTGLGPDDEEMLRKLLDTA; encoded by the coding sequence ATGGCCGAACTGCGGCGGGGCGCCGGGCAGCTCGAGGCGGAGGTTCTCGGCACGCTGTGGGCGACCGGCCGGGCACTGACCCCGTCCGAGGTCCAGGAGCGGATCGGCGGCGGCCTCGCGTACAACACCGTGCACACCATCCTGAAGCGCCTGTGGGACAAGGGCCTCGTGATCCGTGACGCCGGCGGACGGCGCGGAGCGTACCGGCCGGTCAAGGACGCCACCGAGCACGCCGCGCAGATCATGCACGAGGCCCTGGGGCGGGAGCCGGACCACGCGGCGGTGCTCGAGCGCTTCGTGACCGGGCTCGGTCCCGACGACGAGGAGATGCTGCGCAAGCTCCTCGACACGGCGTAG
- a CDS encoding UDP-diphosphatase, which yields MFTDHLATTHRLHTTAVVTMRVGPVLLVALLGWAWWAARRERPAAMAAALWAPIGVVATVAANQVVERLPTVRWAAFHGLVVHSSDLPGPSDHAAMASATAAGLFLVGRRFGLAACGGWLVIALALALGGAEPDDVAGGTVIGVTVTLIGFVIVEGPLRRAVSRLRRTRLRPFTGAGETS from the coding sequence ATGTTCACCGACCATCTGGCCACCACGCACCGGCTCCACACCACGGCGGTGGTGACGATGAGAGTCGGGCCCGTCCTGCTGGTGGCGCTGCTCGGCTGGGCGTGGTGGGCGGCGCGCCGGGAACGTCCCGCCGCCATGGCCGCGGCGCTGTGGGCGCCGATCGGTGTCGTCGCGACCGTGGCCGCGAACCAGGTCGTCGAGCGGCTGCCGACCGTCCGGTGGGCGGCCTTCCACGGGCTGGTCGTGCACTCCTCCGACCTGCCGGGACCGAGTGACCACGCCGCGATGGCGTCCGCGACGGCGGCCGGGCTCTTCCTGGTCGGCCGCAGGTTCGGGCTCGCGGCGTGCGGCGGCTGGCTGGTCATCGCGCTCGCGCTCGCCCTCGGCGGGGCCGAGCCCGACGACGTCGCGGGCGGTACGGTCATCGGCGTCACGGTCACCCTGATCGGCTTCGTGATCGTCGAGGGACCGCTCCGCCGTGCCGTGTCCCGCCTCCGCCGTACGCGCCTGCGGCCGTTCACGGGGGCCGGAGAGACGTCCTGA
- a CDS encoding MFS transporter, with amino-acid sequence MTATLEAPRPAAAIRARPVRHRRWLLHPVVAATVIAGILHVLWAVFLARGGGDLAAQSAWAEFALRHPGSAYDFAWYGGMHPASYSVISPYLMALLGVRTTGVLAGTASAGLFALLLVRSGIRRPLAPALWGAFALSCNAVSGRVTFSLGVLFGLAAVAVVFASRGPRAPRAAAVVFLGVLATLASPVAGLFLEVAAAALFLTRRRRPAYALAAGPPFVVALSALLFPFKGVQPFPWFLVAAPVVSAVALALYAPKAWRNVRAGAVVYAFGTVLTWLIPSQVGSNVDRLALLFGGAVMLAAAMERKTAILYVAFAATAISQIIRPVFDVVNTGSPDGHTTGVLSELRNLNADRGRVEVVPERTHLESSEFAPVVNLARGWNRQADVDRNPLFYNGTLTADTYHDWLKRWAVRYVVLSDSTPDWQGIEEARIVAGGQPWLKQVWRDDHWHLYELSDPEPLADPPATVARADDGELDINVPSGGWVLVRVPWSPWLGVRGGAPGCLTQAGDWTRLFAPVPGRYRLGGSYQLPRGTPC; translated from the coding sequence GTGACCGCCACACTCGAGGCGCCACGCCCCGCCGCCGCGATACGGGCACGACCGGTACGCCACCGACGGTGGCTGTTGCACCCCGTCGTGGCCGCTACGGTCATTGCCGGAATCCTCCATGTGCTGTGGGCGGTGTTCCTCGCGCGCGGCGGCGGCGACCTCGCCGCGCAGAGCGCCTGGGCGGAGTTCGCCCTCCGCCATCCCGGCTCCGCCTACGACTTCGCGTGGTACGGCGGCATGCACCCCGCCTCGTACAGCGTGATCTCCCCGTACCTCATGGCCCTGCTGGGCGTCCGTACGACCGGTGTGCTCGCGGGCACGGCCTCGGCCGGGCTCTTCGCGCTGCTCCTCGTACGCTCGGGGATCCGCCGTCCGCTGGCACCCGCGCTCTGGGGGGCCTTCGCGCTGTCCTGCAACGCGGTGTCCGGCCGGGTGACGTTCTCGCTGGGGGTGCTCTTCGGGCTCGCCGCGGTCGCCGTGGTGTTCGCCTCGCGCGGCCCGCGCGCGCCCCGCGCCGCCGCGGTCGTCTTCCTCGGCGTGCTGGCCACGCTGGCCAGCCCGGTGGCCGGGCTCTTCCTCGAGGTGGCCGCCGCGGCGCTGTTCCTCACCCGGCGCCGACGGCCGGCGTACGCGCTGGCGGCCGGGCCGCCGTTCGTGGTCGCGCTCTCCGCGCTGCTGTTCCCCTTCAAGGGGGTGCAGCCGTTCCCGTGGTTCCTGGTCGCGGCTCCCGTCGTCAGCGCCGTGGCGCTCGCGCTCTACGCCCCCAAGGCCTGGCGCAACGTACGCGCGGGCGCGGTCGTGTACGCCTTCGGGACCGTTCTCACCTGGCTCATCCCGTCGCAGGTGGGCAGCAACGTGGACCGCCTCGCCCTGCTGTTCGGCGGCGCGGTCATGCTCGCCGCCGCGATGGAGCGGAAGACCGCCATCCTCTACGTCGCGTTCGCGGCCACCGCCATCTCCCAGATCATCCGGCCGGTCTTCGACGTCGTGAACACCGGCTCCCCCGACGGCCACACGACCGGTGTGCTGTCGGAGCTGCGCAACCTGAACGCCGACCGCGGACGGGTCGAGGTGGTGCCGGAGCGCACGCATCTGGAGTCGTCGGAGTTCGCCCCGGTGGTCAACCTCGCGCGCGGCTGGAACCGCCAGGCCGACGTCGACCGCAACCCCCTGTTCTACAACGGGACCCTTACCGCCGACACCTACCACGACTGGCTTAAGCGCTGGGCCGTGCGTTACGTCGTCCTGTCGGACTCCACGCCGGACTGGCAGGGGATCGAGGAGGCCCGCATCGTCGCGGGTGGCCAGCCGTGGCTGAAGCAGGTCTGGCGGGACGACCACTGGCACCTGTACGAGCTCAGCGACCCCGAGCCGCTCGCCGACCCGCCCGCCACCGTCGCGCGCGCGGACGACGGCGAGCTCGACATCAACGTCCCGTCGGGGGGCTGGGTGCTCGTACGCGTGCCCTGGTCACCGTGGCTGGGTGTACGCGGCGGCGCTCCAGGCTGCCTGACCCAGGCCGGCGACTGGACCCGTCTGTTCGCCCCGGTACCCGGCCGGTACCGCCTCGGCGGGAGCTACCAGCTCCCCCGCGGCACTCCCTGCTGA
- a CDS encoding FHA domain-containing protein: MTQLVVESNGVSVALDPRRSYRVGRDPAADIVIAVEGVSRSHAELRFEGDQWVLEDLGSANGTYDGGRRVRRVAVAPGSQIRLGHPEEGVPVAFRVGQAPVTRAQPGAEPTAPTYPAQPSVPPQPPAQPPGYQQPGQGYAPRPGAPGQVHPPVHQAPPGYAGQPGYAGQPAAAYSPPPVQADGTGTMHPYQPPYQGGPGAMPPQPGYQGEPAAPGIGPDPRTPIGYEQTRGTVPRSPRMQTMSGQYREPAKVRNLEGAQVLRIGRAPENDMVITDLRVSRQHAELRTAGGAYEIIDVGSRSGTYVNGQRVQRSPIGPQDIIGIGPSTFHLVGDVLTEYVDTGAVSLSAHDLTVTVDKGKVLLDHVSFPLGEKCLVAVIGPSGSGKSTLLRALTGLRPADQGTVSYDGRDLYRDYAELRSRIGLVPQDDILHTQLTVRRALIYAAELRFPDDTRQHERKARVDEVLQELGLDHRRDNRISALSGGQRKRVSVALELLTKPSLLFLDEPTSGLDPGLDKSVMQMLRGLADDGRTVAVVTHSVANLDICDRLLVMAPGGKIAYFGPPKEALPFLGFTDWADVFQAFDDPSIDWAGRYLQSPAHQKYVQADLIQPVAQAGPVHFEPPPKPQSWPEQLSTLIRRYIRSIVADPLFLGITVALPIIMGAVARVIPAGDLTSNIRGSQGGAANLLMILCIGGCLTGAANAVRELVKERPIYQRERAVGLSRSAYLSSKLLVLGLITIGQGIALTLVAMAGVNMRAKGVITTPLPELIIAVAVLSFCAMTMGLLISAVVKTSEMTMPLLVLTTLIQIVFCGALVHLDGKAVLDQISWFVPARWAFAAMAGTLDVSFLLPHKRGESVDPLWKQQFTTWLLDVGMMLVLTVVLVFLVERMLRRQEPEVMRK; the protein is encoded by the coding sequence GTGACTCAGCTTGTCGTGGAGAGCAACGGCGTTTCGGTGGCTCTGGATCCACGACGTTCCTACCGCGTGGGCCGGGACCCGGCGGCGGACATCGTCATCGCGGTCGAGGGAGTCTCACGCTCCCACGCCGAGCTTCGCTTCGAGGGTGACCAATGGGTCCTCGAGGACCTCGGCAGCGCGAACGGCACCTACGACGGCGGCCGGCGCGTCCGGCGTGTCGCGGTGGCGCCGGGCAGCCAGATCCGGCTCGGCCACCCTGAGGAGGGCGTGCCGGTCGCCTTCCGCGTCGGCCAGGCACCCGTGACGCGTGCGCAGCCTGGCGCCGAGCCGACGGCGCCGACCTACCCGGCGCAGCCGTCCGTGCCGCCACAACCCCCGGCCCAGCCTCCCGGTTACCAGCAGCCGGGCCAGGGCTACGCGCCGCGGCCCGGAGCCCCCGGTCAGGTCCACCCGCCGGTCCACCAGGCCCCGCCCGGTTACGCCGGTCAGCCCGGGTACGCCGGTCAGCCCGCCGCGGCGTACTCCCCGCCGCCGGTCCAGGCCGACGGCACCGGCACCATGCATCCGTACCAGCCGCCCTACCAGGGCGGGCCCGGCGCGATGCCGCCGCAGCCCGGATACCAGGGTGAGCCCGCCGCGCCCGGCATCGGACCCGACCCCCGCACGCCGATCGGCTACGAGCAGACCCGCGGCACGGTGCCGCGGTCACCGCGCATGCAGACCATGAGCGGCCAGTACCGCGAGCCCGCCAAGGTCCGCAACCTCGAGGGCGCGCAGGTCCTGCGCATCGGCCGGGCACCCGAGAACGACATGGTCATCACCGACCTGCGGGTGTCGCGCCAGCACGCCGAGCTGCGCACGGCCGGCGGAGCGTACGAGATCATCGACGTGGGCAGCCGCAGTGGCACCTACGTCAACGGCCAGCGGGTCCAGCGCTCGCCGATCGGCCCGCAGGACATCATCGGCATCGGCCCGTCAACGTTCCACCTGGTCGGCGACGTCCTGACGGAGTACGTCGACACGGGTGCGGTCAGCCTCAGCGCGCACGACCTCACCGTCACGGTCGACAAGGGCAAGGTGCTGCTGGACCACGTGTCGTTCCCGCTCGGCGAAAAGTGCCTGGTCGCGGTGATCGGCCCCAGCGGTTCGGGCAAGTCGACCCTGCTGCGCGCGCTCACCGGCCTGCGCCCGGCCGACCAGGGCACGGTCTCCTACGACGGCCGCGACCTCTACCGTGACTACGCCGAGCTGCGCTCGCGCATCGGGCTGGTGCCGCAGGACGACATCCTGCACACCCAGCTCACCGTCCGGCGTGCCCTCATCTACGCCGCCGAGCTGCGCTTCCCCGACGACACCCGGCAGCACGAGCGCAAGGCCCGTGTGGACGAGGTCCTGCAGGAGCTCGGCCTGGACCACCGCCGCGACAACCGGATCTCGGCGCTGTCCGGCGGCCAGCGCAAGCGGGTCAGCGTGGCGCTGGAGCTGCTCACCAAGCCGTCGCTGCTGTTCCTCGACGAGCCGACCTCCGGCCTGGACCCGGGTCTGGACAAGTCGGTCATGCAGATGCTGCGTGGCCTGGCCGACGACGGCCGTACGGTCGCCGTGGTCACGCACAGCGTCGCGAACCTCGACATCTGCGACCGGCTCCTCGTCATGGCACCGGGCGGGAAGATCGCCTACTTCGGACCGCCGAAGGAGGCGCTGCCGTTCCTCGGCTTCACCGACTGGGCGGACGTCTTCCAGGCGTTCGACGATCCGTCCATCGACTGGGCCGGCCGGTACCTCCAGTCGCCGGCCCACCAGAAGTACGTCCAGGCCGACCTGATCCAGCCGGTCGCCCAGGCCGGCCCGGTCCACTTCGAGCCGCCGCCCAAGCCGCAGAGCTGGCCCGAGCAGCTGAGCACGCTGATCCGGCGCTACATCCGCAGCATCGTGGCGGACCCGTTGTTCCTCGGCATCACGGTGGCGCTGCCGATCATCATGGGAGCGGTGGCACGCGTCATCCCGGCCGGAGACCTCACCTCCAACATCCGCGGCTCGCAGGGCGGTGCGGCGAACCTCCTGATGATCCTGTGCATCGGCGGATGCCTCACCGGCGCCGCGAACGCGGTACGTGAACTCGTCAAGGAAAGACCGATCTACCAGCGAGAACGCGCGGTCGGCCTGTCCAGATCCGCGTATCTCAGCTCGAAGCTGCTCGTCCTCGGCTTGATCACGATCGGGCAGGGCATCGCGCTCACCCTGGTCGCCATGGCCGGGGTCAACATGCGGGCCAAGGGCGTGATCACCACCCCGTTGCCCGAGCTCATCATCGCCGTCGCGGTGCTGTCCTTCTGCGCGATGACGATGGGCCTGCTCATCTCCGCGGTCGTCAAGACCAGCGAGATGACGATGCCGCTGCTGGTGCTCACCACGCTGATCCAGATCGTGTTCTGCGGCGCCCTCGTGCATCTCGACGGCAAGGCCGTCCTGGACCAGATCTCCTGGTTCGTGCCGGCCCGGTGGGCGTTCGCCGCGATGGCGGGGACACTCGACGTCAGCTTCCTGCTCCCGCACAAGCGTGGCGAATCAGTGGATCCGCTGTGGAAGCAGCAGTTCACCACCTGGCTCCTGGACGTCGGCATGATGCTGGTCCTCACCGTCGTCCTGGTCTTCCTGGTGGAGCGCATGCTGCGCCGCCAGGAGCCGGAGGTCATGCGCAAGTAG